In the genome of Pelobacter seleniigenes DSM 18267, one region contains:
- a CDS encoding DeoR/GlpR family DNA-binding transcription regulator yields the protein MTAPKMDVNLNLRQKQIVDLVRQQGFAAVDEMAQNFDVTPQTIRRDINELCKHGLVRRFHGGVGLNSSVENVAYETRKVLMLEEKKKIAQKVAAHIPDRASVFIDIGTTTEEVARALRDHEGLRVITNDLNVATILSGNKTCEVIIAGGVVRSRDRGITGEATIDFIHQFKVDFGIIGVSAIDSDGTLLDYDYHEVRVAQAIIENSRKVFLATDHTKFGRNAVVKLAHLSQISALFCDKEPPKEIIACLKEHHVALHIA from the coding sequence ATGACCGCACCAAAAATGGACGTGAATCTTAATCTGAGGCAGAAGCAGATCGTCGATCTGGTCCGGCAACAGGGGTTTGCCGCCGTCGATGAAATGGCCCAGAATTTTGATGTCACCCCGCAGACCATTCGCCGCGATATCAATGAACTTTGCAAACATGGCCTGGTCAGACGTTTTCATGGTGGAGTAGGACTGAATTCGAGTGTTGAAAATGTCGCCTATGAAACCCGTAAGGTCCTGATGCTGGAAGAAAAAAAGAAGATCGCGCAGAAGGTTGCCGCACATATCCCGGACCGGGCGTCGGTCTTTATCGATATCGGCACCACGACCGAAGAGGTTGCCAGAGCCCTGCGCGATCATGAGGGGCTGCGGGTCATCACCAACGACCTGAATGTTGCGACCATTTTGAGTGGCAACAAGACCTGTGAGGTGATCATTGCCGGCGGAGTGGTCCGCAGTCGTGACCGGGGCATTACCGGCGAAGCCACAATCGACTTTATCCATCAGTTCAAAGTCGATTTCGGCATCATCGGCGTTTCAGCCATCGATTCGGACGGCACCCTGCTCGACTATGACTACCATGAGGTTCGTGTGGCCCAGGCCATCATTGAAAACTCCCGCAAAGTCTTTCTAGCCACCGACCATACCAAGTTCGGTCGCAATGCCGTGGTTAAACTCGCTCATCTGTCCCAGATCAGTGCGCTGTTCTGCGATAAGGAACCGCCCAAAGAAATTATCGCTTGCTTGAAGGAACATCATGTTGCCCTGCATATCGCCTGA
- a CDS encoding GSU3128 family (seleno)protein, translated as MKIRKKFFDFEYSEVLDLKTRELIRVACAVAVHCPDUMKKHFAVAKQNGATEEELREAMAYGMMAPGGRAKNFAKAMLEQLSGEDE; from the coding sequence ATGAAAATCCGGAAAAAATTTTTCGATTTCGAATACAGCGAAGTCCTCGATCTGAAGACCCGTGAATTAATTCGGGTTGCCTGTGCCGTGGCGGTCCATTGTCCCGATTGAATGAAAAAACACTTCGCGGTCGCGAAGCAGAACGGTGCTACGGAAGAGGAACTGCGGGAAGCGATGGCCTATGGCATGATGGCTCCGGGTGGCAGGGCGAAAAACTTTGCCAAAGCCATGCTTGAACAGCTGAGCGGAGAAGACGAGTAA
- a CDS encoding universal stress protein — MEPRILIPVNDSPTTRKTIDDILSYRERFPAKLVLLHVVDDQLAYRMIPDFQIEMVRENAEKSARQRLTGLAEQLRAAGFEIELRLEFGAPRRVIPAIANAEDFQLLVIGRKAGSGEIRDVLFGSVANYVLHNVRCPVLLF, encoded by the coding sequence ATGGAACCCAGAATTCTCATTCCGGTCAATGATTCACCCACCACCCGCAAAACCATTGACGATATCTTGTCCTACCGAGAACGCTTTCCGGCTAAGCTGGTTCTGCTTCATGTGGTGGATGACCAGCTCGCCTATCGAATGATCCCTGATTTTCAGATCGAAATGGTCAGGGAGAATGCTGAAAAATCAGCTCGGCAGCGCTTAACCGGGTTGGCGGAACAGCTCCGGGCCGCAGGCTTTGAAATAGAGCTGCGGCTTGAATTCGGTGCGCCCAGGCGAGTGATCCCCGCGATTGCCAACGCAGAAGATTTTCAACTGCTGGTGATCGGGCGCAAGGCCGGCAGCGGAGAAATCCGCGATGTCTTATTCGGGTCAGTGGCCAATTATGTCCTGCATAACGTCAGGTGTCCGGTGCTGCTTTTCTAG
- a CDS encoding class I SAM-dependent methyltransferase translates to MNDSNNQQAPPAALPTRGRVLVKAARIYDAVQPLVTLGQEARLNHWLAEQINLADGARILDIGCGTGLLTARIARRHPQLEVIGIDASRPMIEVATRKRSSSNCHFRQALGEALPYAEASFDLVTSALFFHHIDRTLKQQTLREIRRVLKPAGELLIADMDRPYTALGWLMSWTAWKLFRQPEIKENMDGLLRREITACGCLDLTERGRFAGYISVLHARRGS, encoded by the coding sequence GTGAACGATTCCAACAACCAGCAAGCCCCACCGGCAGCATTACCAACCCGTGGCCGGGTCCTTGTCAAAGCGGCCAGGATTTACGATGCGGTTCAGCCGCTGGTCACCCTTGGTCAGGAAGCGCGCCTCAATCACTGGCTGGCCGAACAAATCAACTTGGCGGACGGCGCCCGCATTCTTGATATCGGTTGTGGGACCGGACTGTTGACCGCCAGGATCGCCCGGCGCCATCCCCAACTGGAGGTCATCGGTATTGATGCCTCCCGGCCGATGATAGAGGTGGCCACCCGCAAGCGCAGCAGCTCCAATTGCCATTTTCGTCAGGCTCTCGGCGAAGCTCTCCCCTATGCCGAGGCCTCCTTTGATCTGGTCACTTCGGCCTTGTTTTTCCATCATATCGATCGCACCCTGAAACAGCAGACCCTCAGGGAAATCCGCAGGGTCCTCAAACCCGCAGGAGAACTGCTCATCGCCGACATGGACCGACCCTACACCGCCTTGGGCTGGCTCATGTCCTGGACCGCCTGGAAACTGTTCCGACAACCGGAAATAAAAGAGAACATGGACGGTTTACTGCGCCGGGAAATCACCGCCTGCGGATGCCTGGACCTTACTGAACGCGGTCGTTTCGCAGGTTACATCAGCGTACTCCACGCCCGGAGAGGCTCATGA
- a CDS encoding polyprenyl synthetase family protein, producing MNQSPVTILMACPPWARAFHIQQQTVQNFHQACTQTLGGQVSLLPLQAEQLSLERNLFSTLFIMAAEAAGVAPERLPFFAMIYQCLRAQVTGCDNLLDNEYKSVIPFDLPGGGIRFRSVLTIMTSDMVLAKHVLNELGAEHMDKQLAKKVLNEVLALLIPSGIEEHEEESHLTQQIPTVEAVLQQIHPRKTGSLFSTPVRLAQRLDATDPERSKHIAKALADFGIGCQILDDLKDVADDLTRQHHNIVISQAFHGEDPHERRLLEKYLQTPHPAAAEAVAEQLESARARSIRTAINYFQGAEQAFCRYLPEFSIKETAALGLLVQKSIMQERNDLREENQP from the coding sequence ATGAACCAGAGTCCGGTAACGATTCTCATGGCTTGCCCGCCCTGGGCACGGGCTTTCCATATTCAGCAGCAAACGGTACAGAATTTCCACCAGGCCTGCACCCAAACGCTTGGTGGCCAGGTTAGCCTGCTCCCTCTCCAAGCGGAACAGCTCAGTCTGGAGCGTAATCTCTTTTCCACCCTGTTCATTATGGCTGCTGAAGCGGCCGGAGTGGCTCCGGAACGCCTGCCGTTTTTTGCCATGATCTACCAATGCCTGCGTGCCCAGGTCACCGGTTGTGACAACCTGCTGGATAATGAATATAAGAGCGTGATCCCCTTTGATCTGCCCGGTGGCGGGATCAGATTCCGTTCGGTCCTGACCATCATGACCAGCGATATGGTGCTGGCAAAACATGTCCTGAATGAACTCGGGGCAGAGCATATGGATAAACAGCTGGCCAAAAAAGTGTTGAATGAGGTCCTGGCGCTGTTGATTCCGAGCGGTATCGAAGAGCATGAGGAAGAATCGCATCTGACCCAGCAAATTCCGACGGTCGAAGCGGTCCTCCAGCAAATCCACCCGCGCAAGACCGGCTCCTTGTTCAGCACCCCGGTGCGCCTGGCCCAGCGCCTGGATGCCACAGACCCGGAGCGATCGAAGCATATTGCCAAAGCTCTGGCCGATTTCGGCATCGGCTGCCAGATCCTCGACGATCTCAAAGATGTCGCGGACGATCTGACCCGGCAACACCATAACATCGTCATTTCCCAGGCCTTTCACGGTGAGGATCCCCATGAACGGCGACTGCTCGAAAAATACCTGCAGACACCCCATCCTGCCGCAGCCGAGGCTGTCGCCGAACAACTCGAAAGCGCCAGAGCCAGAAGCATCAGAACCGCAATCAACTACTTTCAAGGGGCGGAGCAGGCTTTCTGCCGTTATCTTCCGGAATTCAGCATCAAAGAGACCGCCGCCCTCGGACTGCTGGTCCAGAAATCGATCATGCAGGAACGGAACGATCTGCGGGAGGAAAACCAGCCATGA
- a CDS encoding ABC transporter permease has product MIFWLRFALRSVLRRRRRTLITFISVALGVAMLIVLGAIMVGVNDTMVQNAVALHNGNLLVESPPLPNRQAVAELARWEQKKLPAVENLLPRLTFGAVLQHGQHSSPVQLFLVDPRREAERSPVAAKLTTGEWLKGPGGFIMGIKLAQALHIQVGESLLLITAQGEQQLTISGIFQTGVQALDQGVGYLPLGAAADLDPAISLQLKTALFTRPGTDLTRLADRLQHGATSGIHITPWQQQLPEVEQLLELNRFSMQIMILLVIAILAFGVTNSLLISVMDRYRYYGILKALGARPVEVAITVLGEAVIICFSAGLLGTLLGVLISLIWSGIGLDISHYTSYNPLFSINSVIHPRLEPVMVLLPQSLALLGGVAASIWPALVAARRTISSTMRDL; this is encoded by the coding sequence ATGATTTTTTGGCTGCGCTTTGCCTTGCGCTCGGTTTTGCGCCGCCGCCGGCGCACCCTGATCACCTTCATTTCAGTCGCTCTCGGCGTCGCCATGCTGATCGTGCTGGGTGCCATTATGGTTGGGGTCAACGACACCATGGTCCAGAATGCCGTCGCCCTGCATAACGGCAACCTGCTGGTCGAATCGCCGCCGCTGCCGAACCGGCAGGCGGTTGCCGAACTTGCCCGCTGGGAACAGAAAAAACTACCTGCAGTGGAGAACCTGCTCCCCAGGCTGACCTTTGGAGCGGTCCTGCAACATGGCCAACACAGCAGCCCCGTCCAGCTGTTCCTGGTCGATCCCCGGCGCGAAGCAGAGCGCTCCCCGGTCGCGGCCAAACTCACCACCGGGGAGTGGCTCAAGGGACCTGGCGGTTTTATTATGGGCATTAAGCTTGCCCAGGCTTTGCATATTCAGGTTGGAGAAAGCCTCCTGCTGATCACGGCCCAGGGGGAGCAGCAGCTTACCATCAGCGGCATTTTCCAGACCGGCGTCCAAGCCCTTGACCAGGGCGTCGGATACCTGCCCCTCGGCGCTGCGGCCGATCTAGACCCGGCTATCTCTCTGCAACTGAAAACCGCGCTATTCACCCGGCCGGGCACCGACCTGACCCGTCTGGCCGACAGGTTACAGCACGGAGCTACAAGCGGAATCCACATCACCCCCTGGCAGCAACAGCTACCCGAAGTTGAGCAATTGCTTGAACTGAATAGATTTTCCATGCAGATCATGATCCTCCTGGTCATTGCGATTCTCGCCTTCGGCGTCACCAACTCCCTGCTCATCTCGGTGATGGACCGCTATCGTTACTACGGAATCCTGAAAGCTCTGGGAGCCCGCCCCGTTGAGGTTGCGATCACCGTCCTCGGCGAAGCGGTCATCATCTGCTTCAGCGCCGGACTGCTCGGCACGCTCCTCGGTGTCCTGATCAGCCTGATCTGGAGCGGAATCGGCCTGGATATCAGTCATTACACGTCTTACAATCCCCTGTTCAGCATCAATTCGGTGATCCACCCACGCCTGGAACCGGTTATGGTCCTGCTTCCCCAGAGCCTGGCCCTGCTCGGCGGAGTAGCGGCATCAATCTGGCCCGCCCTGGTGGCAGCCCGGCGCACGATCAGTAGCACCATGAGGGATCTATGA
- a CDS encoding ABC transporter ATP-binding protein — protein MSQPLIRLEGVSRWFGAGQAQVKALTDISLTLAAGSQTALIGPSGSGKTTLLNLIGALDHPTQGEIYLDAVRISHFSEGQAAAFRRQRIGFIFQDDSLFPELRLAENIELPLVILGYRPAERRQRVTALLAALGLEKRRDSYSADLSGGEKQRAAVARAVIHRPQLLLADEPTANLDADSAAAVLQIMQQLAEQDGLTVLVSTHDERVFKRFEERIVLSDGRLAAPEQSGSGKDVVMPGLRGQ, from the coding sequence ATGAGTCAGCCATTGATACGTCTGGAAGGGGTGTCCCGCTGGTTCGGGGCCGGGCAAGCCCAGGTCAAGGCGCTGACCGATATTTCCCTGACCCTGGCCGCTGGCAGCCAGACCGCCCTGATCGGCCCGAGCGGCTCGGGCAAGACAACCCTTCTCAACCTGATCGGCGCCCTCGACCACCCGACTCAGGGGGAGATCTACCTCGACGCCGTACGGATTTCCCACTTCAGCGAAGGACAGGCCGCCGCATTCCGCCGTCAACGGATCGGTTTCATTTTTCAGGACGACTCCCTGTTTCCGGAACTCAGGCTGGCTGAGAACATCGAACTGCCCCTGGTCATCCTCGGCTACCGCCCCGCCGAACGGCGCCAGCGGGTCACCGCCCTGCTGGCGGCGCTGGGGCTGGAAAAACGCCGGGACAGTTATTCCGCGGATTTATCAGGTGGGGAAAAACAACGGGCGGCCGTGGCCCGCGCGGTGATCCATCGCCCGCAACTGCTACTGGCCGATGAACCGACCGCCAATCTTGACGCAGACTCGGCTGCGGCCGTATTGCAGATCATGCAGCAGTTGGCCGAACAGGACGGACTGACTGTCCTGGTGTCGACCCATGATGAGCGGGTTTTTAAACGTTTTGAAGAGCGGATTGTGTTGAGCGATGGCCGCCTCGCAGCTCCTGAGCAGAGCGGCAGCGGAAAAGATGTGGTTATGCCTGGTTTGCGCGGGCAATGA
- a CDS encoding aldehyde dehydrogenase family protein: MREEIDKKYQLYIDGRWVDAADGKTFEAHCPADGKLLATCANATREDVDAAVTAARKAFPAWRDINAQQRAAYLLKIADLIDANAEKLAMIETLDNGKPIRETRAIDVPLASDHFRYFASAIRTQEGQAVMIDKDTMSIILREPIGVVGQIIPWNFPFLMAAWKIAPALAAGNTLVMKPSSTTSLSMLEFAKLLDQVLPPGVVNVVTGKGSTTGNYVLEHPGFNKLAFTGSTEVGYEIADAAAKKLIPATLELGGKSANIYFEDCPWEKAIEGTQIGILFNQGQVCCAGSRVFVQDSIYDKFVAEMATAFEKVKVGLPWQDDTMMGAQIDEVQLHKILAYVDVGQSEGARLVTGGKRLTDGALGKGCFMAPTLFADVKNSMRIAQEEIFGPVVSVIRFKDEQEVIALANDSEYGLGGAVWTKDINRALRVARAVETGRMWVNTYNQLPAHTPFGGYKKSGIGRETHKMMLEHYSQAKNIYISMTESKMGLY, from the coding sequence GTGAGAGAAGAGATCGACAAAAAGTACCAACTATATATTGACGGGCGCTGGGTCGATGCTGCTGATGGAAAAACCTTTGAAGCACACTGTCCGGCCGATGGAAAACTGCTGGCCACCTGCGCCAATGCAACCAGGGAGGATGTGGATGCCGCGGTTACCGCAGCCCGTAAAGCCTTCCCCGCCTGGCGTGATATCAATGCTCAACAGCGTGCCGCCTACCTGTTGAAGATCGCCGATCTGATCGATGCCAACGCAGAAAAACTGGCGATGATCGAGACCCTGGATAACGGCAAACCGATTCGGGAGACCCGGGCCATCGACGTCCCTCTGGCCAGTGATCATTTCCGCTACTTTGCCAGTGCCATCCGCACTCAGGAAGGCCAGGCAGTGATGATCGATAAAGATACCATGAGTATCATCCTGCGGGAACCGATCGGCGTGGTCGGCCAGATCATCCCCTGGAACTTTCCGTTTCTGATGGCGGCCTGGAAGATCGCCCCAGCCCTGGCCGCGGGCAACACCCTGGTTATGAAGCCGTCGTCAACGACCTCCCTGAGCATGCTCGAATTTGCCAAACTGCTTGATCAGGTTCTGCCTCCCGGGGTGGTCAATGTGGTCACCGGCAAGGGGTCAACCACCGGGAACTACGTGCTGGAACATCCGGGTTTCAATAAACTGGCCTTCACCGGTTCCACCGAGGTCGGTTACGAAATCGCCGATGCCGCGGCAAAGAAACTGATCCCCGCGACCTTGGAACTGGGCGGGAAATCGGCCAATATCTATTTTGAAGACTGTCCCTGGGAAAAAGCCATCGAAGGAACGCAGATCGGTATCCTGTTCAATCAGGGCCAGGTTTGCTGCGCCGGTTCGCGGGTCTTTGTCCAGGACAGCATCTACGACAAATTTGTGGCGGAAATGGCCACGGCCTTTGAAAAAGTCAAAGTTGGCCTGCCCTGGCAGGATGATACCATGATGGGTGCCCAGATCGATGAAGTGCAGTTGCACAAAATCCTTGCCTATGTCGATGTCGGGCAGAGCGAAGGCGCCCGACTGGTCACCGGCGGCAAGCGGCTGACGGATGGAGCCCTCGGCAAAGGCTGCTTCATGGCGCCGACTCTGTTTGCCGATGTTAAAAATTCCATGCGCATTGCCCAGGAAGAAATCTTCGGGCCGGTGGTCAGCGTGATCAGGTTCAAGGACGAGCAGGAAGTGATTGCCCTGGCCAATGACAGCGAATACGGTCTGGGTGGTGCAGTCTGGACCAAGGATATCAATCGGGCTCTGCGGGTGGCCAGGGCCGTGGAAACCGGCCGGATGTGGGTCAATACCTACAACCAACTGCCGGCCCATACCCCCTTCGGCGGCTACAAGAAATCCGGTATCGGCCGCGAAACCCACAAAATGATGCTGGAGCATTACTCGCAGGCCAAGAACATCTATATCAGCATGACCGAAAGCAAAATGGGTCTGTACTAA
- a CDS encoding sigma-54-dependent Fis family transcriptional regulator has protein sequence MLPTLYADQSAIAEVWQEFVRSGQILTGAVRPEILNSWHRCQAFGVDPEDGVSHQLLGDGEICLLLDRHKAYLDIVRHFMKRLYEFVKGSGFIVLLADERGYVMENLGDSATLELAARVNLIKGAGWAEEEGGTNGIGTVLALKKPFQVSGREHFCRKLHTWTCSAAPFFAESGELIGVLQMSGPASETHQHTLGMVVAAVEAISYQIRVRSRNSDLSVLNDRLNNIFQTMSDGAIIIDQTGVVTQINPVAKKFLGAGILDHSIDELIGTDTALLKFLQAGRTYKDQEIILETAYGDIHALVTVKPVSNESGELTGGVIFFNPINKMKKLVNRFGGAQATFSFSDLIGRHDSFKKALRVAERAAGNTSHVLLQGESGTGKELLAQAIHNRSLRRKGPFLALNCASLPRDLIASELFGYASGAFTGANPKGRPGKFEMAAGGTLFLDEIGDMPLDQQASLLRVLQDKQVTRLGSDRVISVDVRVICATNRDLREEVGKGNFRKDLYYRLNVILVQVPALRERGDDVLFLFDYFLQKIAGKLNLAVPQVDPAVRGCLRAYSWPGNVRELENVVEKMLNLAEAGRISITHLPVEILAHIGSAAVAPPVAGENDNPDKNFKQLLGESERRLLLDLLQEHQGNVSRIARAMGVSRNTIYRKMRLYEISKDYLFD, from the coding sequence ATGCTGCCAACGCTCTATGCTGATCAATCCGCAATTGCCGAAGTTTGGCAGGAATTCGTCCGTTCCGGGCAGATCCTGACCGGCGCGGTACGCCCGGAGATTCTGAATTCCTGGCATCGCTGCCAGGCCTTTGGGGTCGATCCGGAGGATGGGGTCAGCCACCAGTTGCTCGGCGACGGCGAGATTTGCCTGCTGCTGGACAGGCACAAGGCGTATCTGGATATTGTCCGCCACTTCATGAAGCGCCTCTATGAGTTTGTCAAAGGTTCCGGGTTTATCGTCCTGCTGGCCGATGAAAGAGGCTATGTCATGGAGAATCTGGGTGATTCAGCCACGCTGGAACTGGCGGCCCGGGTTAACCTGATCAAGGGGGCCGGCTGGGCCGAAGAAGAAGGTGGCACCAACGGAATCGGGACCGTCCTGGCTCTGAAGAAACCGTTTCAGGTGTCCGGTCGCGAGCATTTCTGCCGGAAGCTGCACACCTGGACCTGCTCTGCCGCACCTTTTTTTGCCGAAAGCGGCGAATTGATCGGCGTCCTGCAGATGTCTGGTCCGGCCAGTGAAACCCATCAGCATACCTTGGGGATGGTGGTTGCCGCAGTCGAAGCGATCAGCTACCAGATCCGGGTGAGAAGTCGCAACAGCGATCTTTCTGTGCTGAATGACCGGCTCAACAATATTTTTCAGACCATGTCGGACGGGGCCATCATTATCGATCAGACCGGGGTGGTTACCCAGATCAATCCGGTGGCGAAAAAATTCCTTGGGGCCGGGATTCTCGACCACTCCATTGATGAATTGATCGGAACCGACACCGCATTGTTGAAGTTCCTCCAGGCAGGGCGGACCTATAAAGATCAGGAAATTATCCTGGAAACGGCATACGGAGATATTCATGCCCTGGTGACGGTGAAGCCGGTTAGTAATGAATCCGGCGAGTTGACCGGCGGGGTGATTTTCTTCAATCCGATCAACAAGATGAAAAAACTAGTCAATCGCTTCGGCGGCGCTCAGGCGACCTTCAGCTTCAGCGATCTGATCGGTCGTCATGACAGCTTTAAAAAAGCCTTGCGGGTGGCGGAGCGGGCGGCCGGCAATACCAGTCATGTGCTGCTGCAGGGGGAGAGCGGGACCGGGAAGGAGCTGCTGGCCCAGGCGATTCACAACCGCAGCCTGCGGCGTAAGGGGCCTTTCCTGGCCCTTAATTGTGCCTCTTTGCCACGCGATCTGATTGCCAGCGAGCTGTTCGGCTATGCCTCCGGGGCCTTTACCGGGGCAAACCCCAAGGGGCGGCCCGGGAAGTTCGAGATGGCGGCCGGAGGAACCCTGTTTCTCGATGAAATCGGCGATATGCCGCTGGACCAGCAGGCTTCGCTGCTGCGGGTGCTGCAGGACAAGCAGGTCACCCGCCTGGGTAGCGATCGGGTTATCTCCGTGGATGTCAGGGTGATCTGCGCGACCAACCGCGATTTGCGCGAGGAGGTCGGCAAAGGAAATTTCCGCAAGGATCTCTACTACCGCTTAAACGTGATTCTGGTCCAGGTGCCGGCCTTGCGTGAACGGGGCGACGATGTGCTGTTCCTGTTCGATTATTTCCTGCAGAAAATTGCCGGCAAGCTCAATCTTGCCGTCCCTCAGGTCGATCCGGCGGTGCGGGGTTGCCTGCGCGCTTATAGCTGGCCCGGCAATGTCCGCGAACTGGAAAACGTGGTGGAAAAAATGCTCAATCTGGCCGAAGCCGGTCGGATCAGCATCACCCATCTACCGGTGGAAATCCTCGCCCACATCGGTTCTGCTGCGGTCGCTCCCCCGGTTGCCGGGGAGAATGACAACCCTGACAAAAATTTCAAGCAGCTGCTCGGCGAAAGCGAGCGGCGGCTTTTGCTCGACCTGCTCCAGGAACATCAGGGCAACGTCAGTCGTATCGCCAGGGCCATGGGCGTGTCCCGCAATACGATCTATCGAAAGATGCGGCTTTATGAGATCTCCAAGGACTATCTGTTTGATTGA
- a CDS encoding TRAP transporter large permease — MQSSYLLILALLLGSLAGTVPVFMALFFTGTFGLVYLLGIDPQIVIEVLYRSMDKFALVVVMFFVLCGNIMTTGSIVEKLIKTANVLVGFLPGGLAMAGVLACGFFGAISGSTVATVVAIGGFMIPALIENDYDERFSVGIMTTAPILGVIIPPSISMILYAMVSNDPLEALFLTGFIPGVMIMLAMSVYAYFVCKKQGLKTTKRPTLSEALAVVRESIWALLLPVLIFGGIYSGLFTANEAAVVACFYAFFVEIAIHRDMHLRDVKRVVVSSAVTSATLLIIVAGASVFGEYLTFEQIPNKIANAVVASISSPWVFLLAVNILLLIIGMFMDIISATLILTPIFLPLLSKFGINSLHFGLLMTINLGIGYCTPPLGVSLYISGATVNRDLVYVSKAVLPFLAIQIAILLLLTYWPGLVLLLPNWVYGP; from the coding sequence ATGCAAAGCAGCTACCTGTTGATTCTGGCCCTGTTGCTCGGTAGTCTGGCCGGCACCGTGCCGGTCTTCATGGCCCTGTTCTTTACCGGGACCTTCGGGCTGGTTTACCTGCTCGGCATCGATCCGCAGATCGTTATTGAAGTCCTCTACCGCAGCATGGATAAATTCGCCCTGGTGGTGGTAATGTTTTTCGTGCTCTGCGGCAATATCATGACTACCGGCAGTATTGTCGAAAAACTGATCAAAACCGCCAATGTCCTAGTCGGTTTTTTGCCGGGCGGACTGGCCATGGCCGGGGTTCTGGCCTGCGGCTTTTTCGGGGCCATCTCCGGGTCGACCGTGGCGACCGTGGTGGCCATCGGCGGGTTCATGATTCCGGCTCTGATCGAAAACGACTACGACGAGCGCTTTTCGGTCGGCATCATGACCACGGCCCCGATCCTCGGTGTCATCATTCCGCCGTCGATTTCCATGATTCTTTATGCCATGGTCAGCAACGATCCGCTGGAGGCCCTGTTTTTGACCGGTTTCATCCCTGGGGTGATGATCATGCTGGCAATGAGTGTCTATGCCTATTTCGTCTGTAAAAAGCAGGGGCTGAAGACCACCAAACGGCCAACCTTGAGTGAGGCGCTGGCGGTGGTCCGCGAGAGCATCTGGGCCCTGCTGCTGCCGGTACTGATTTTCGGCGGGATTTACTCCGGCCTGTTCACCGCCAATGAGGCGGCTGTGGTGGCCTGTTTTTATGCTTTTTTTGTCGAAATCGCCATCCACCGGGATATGCACTTGCGGGACGTCAAGCGGGTGGTGGTCTCTTCCGCCGTCACCTCTGCCACTCTGCTGATCATTGTTGCCGGAGCCTCGGTGTTTGGCGAATACCTGACCTTCGAACAGATCCCCAACAAGATTGCCAACGCAGTGGTTGCCAGTATTTCCTCCCCCTGGGTGTTCCTGCTGGCAGTCAATATCCTGCTGCTGATCATCGGCATGTTCATGGATATTATTTCGGCAACGCTTATCCTGACGCCGATTTTTCTGCCGTTGCTCAGTAAATTCGGCATCAACAGCCTGCACTTCGGGTTGCTTATGACCATCAATCTGGGGATCGGCTACTGTACCCCGCCGCTGGGCGTCAGCCTCTATATCTCCGGGGCCACGGTCAACCGGGACCTGGTCTATGTCTCCAAGGCGGTGCTGCCGTTTCTGGCCATCCAGATCGCGATTCTGCTGTTGCTGACTTACTGGCCGGGGCTGGTTTTATTGCTGCCGAACTGGGTTTACGGTCCCTGA
- a CDS encoding TRAP transporter small permease: protein MLKKIFKTLDRVFLLVEDWSLFIAVMIALLTAMANVLLRKLTSNVSLYWSDEVVRKVIFFSTYIGCVAAVRSRSLIRIDALPQLFPVLKKPLTLFSHLAVLFFSIVMVRLGWEMTLMMYQDEYARTTTLQIPEWYFYAVLPLMGVMMFLRTLIVMVEDWRGRHDLTGEQ, encoded by the coding sequence ATGCTGAAGAAGATCTTCAAAACGTTGGACCGCGTTTTTCTGCTGGTTGAGGACTGGTCGTTGTTTATCGCGGTCATGATCGCCCTGCTGACCGCCATGGCCAATGTCCTGCTGCGCAAGCTGACCAGCAATGTCAGCCTGTACTGGTCGGACGAAGTGGTCCGCAAAGTCATTTTCTTTTCTACCTACATCGGTTGTGTCGCAGCGGTACGCAGCCGCTCGCTGATTCGCATCGATGCTCTGCCGCAATTATTTCCGGTCCTGAAAAAACCGCTCACCCTGTTTTCTCACCTGGCCGTGCTGTTTTTTTCCATAGTGATGGTTCGGCTGGGCTGGGAGATGACCCTGATGATGTATCAGGATGAATACGCCCGCACCACCACCCTGCAGATCCCGGAATGGTATTTTTATGCCGTGTTGCCGCTGATGGGGGTGATGATGTTCCTGCGCACCCTGATCGTGATGGTGGAAGACTGGCGCGGCAGGCACGATCTGACCGGGGAGCAATAA